The Arachis hypogaea cultivar Tifrunner chromosome 16, arahy.Tifrunner.gnm2.J5K5, whole genome shotgun sequence genome contains a region encoding:
- the LOC112754749 gene encoding uncharacterized protein, giving the protein MFVETRQSTKGKSLDEDTLDVIAHLQVENKKSKESAIRAFQSIFGKEKAGRVRCHGRVTTPTLLKKNEEIATLKQQHAAEKASLEGKVDVMQKEVDELKSLVKMMLQQKSSGVDLEMLAAQLGGNPNNDAHEEENYVEGEIELD; this is encoded by the exons ATGTTTGTTGAGACTCGCCAAAGCACAAAGGGAAAATCATTGGATGAAGACACTTTGGATGTTATT GCACATCTGCAAGTTGAGAATAAAAAGTCTAAAGAATCAGCAATTAGAGCTTTTCAATCCATATTTGGGAAAGAGAAGGCAGGGAGAGTGCGATGTCACGGAAGAGTTACCACACCAACTTtgttgaagaaaaatgaagaaattgccACCCTTAAGCAGCAACATGCAGCTGAGAAAGCATCATTAGAGGGTAAAGTTGATGTGATGCAAAAAGAAGTAGATGAACTAAAATCGCTTGTTAAGATGATGTTGCAACAAAAAAGTTCAGGAGTGGACCTTGAGATGTTAGCTGCTCAACTAGGAGGCAATCCGAACAATGATGCGCATGAGGAG gAAAACTATGTTGAAGGGGAAATCGAACTTGATTAA
- the LOC112754750 gene encoding uncharacterized protein, with product MEDARVPPFLFLARCLRETNLQESNVDAKPWTRVATPASPHRRERATSNSPSPRKNCQHFAMSKKPSSPPMGPTPTPSFLVKKIKSNFVTASCAGTRFGNTTKMSLRIIFQILFYLHLLLTAATVIFITVYGLTTESGGQHFHPLKWYPPVLASTACGGIIGFMWQWITFSYPRNALKAAFWLGPLLTCLMAGMFVYMGTATSLIVGLVSFCSALAQSLYGCWVSHRFEYATNILSVSTAFPPAKTRVLVLATIVIGTLYCCFLVSGIGGATALQDKFKLAFIFILVIMLSLGWTMQFLKNVIQLTISRVTYLQILGNHMDTCAALRDSINRSGGCIAIGSILIPVFTLFRSFGRLMSLLGGEDEILFCCVMVLVNVLPQFVNRWSFVHIGAYNKEFVHASRDTWEMFNSSRMLPLIDSDLTGALCFLSGVAVGAFCSMTLITLFMDTDYGTDVLMQCRLAMGWLQACVAAYYVAYGENPESDQFDSTIPARLEQIQGSQALLN from the exons ATGGAGGACGCGCGCGTGCCACCCTTTCTCTTTCTCGCTCGTTGTCTACGAGAGACAAATCTGCAGGAGAGCAACGTTGATGCCAAGCCTTGGACGCGTGTTGCCACTCCAGCATCTCCCCATCGCCGAGAAAGAGCTACCAGCAACTCGCCATCGCCAAGAAAGAACTGTCAGCATTTTGCCATGTCCAAGAAGCCTTCTTCACCACCAATGGGTCCAACTCCAACCCCC agctttcttgttaagaaaatcAAGTCAAACTTCGTTACGGCTTCTTGCGCAGGCACAAGATTTGGAAACACAACAAAAATGTCATTGAGAATCATCTTTCAGATCCTTTTCTACTTGCATTTGCTCCTAACAGCAGCCACAGTGATCTTCATCACTGTTTATGGCCTGACCACGGAATCTGGCGGCCAACATTTCCACCCTTTGAAGTGGTACCCTCCAGTTCTAGCTTCGACGGCATGTGGCGGAATAATCGGTTTCATGTGGCAATGGATCACTTTCAGCTACCCAAGAAACGCACTCAAGGCAGCATTTTGGCTAGGTCCCCTGCTAACATGCTTAATGGCTGGGATGTTTGTGTACATGGGCACAGCAACTAGTCTTATAGTGGGATTAGTTTCTTTCTGTTCTGCATTAGCTCAATCCCTCTATGGTTGTTGGGTCAGCCACAGATTCGAATACGCGACGAATATCTTGTCAGTTTCAACAGCTTTTCCACCTGCTAAAACCAGAGTGTTGGTACTCGCGACAATTGTAATTGGAACCCTTTATTGCTGTTTTCTTGTATCCGGGATCGGTGGAGCTACAGCCCTTCAAGACAAATTCAAATTGGCTTTCATTTTCATCTTGGTGATTATGCTGAGCCTGGGATGGACCATGCAGTTTCTCAAGAATGTAATACAACTCACCATTTCAAGGGTCACATATCTGCAGATACTTGGAAATCACATGGATACTTGTGCGGCGCTTCGTGACAGTATCAATCGTTCTGGTGGATGTATTGCCATTGGCTCAATCCTTATCCCGGTCTTCACTCTCTTCCGCAGTTTTGGACGCTTGATGAGTCTACTTGGAGGAGAAGATGAGATCCTGTTTTGCTGTGTTATGGTGCTGGTAAACGTTCTTCCGCAGTTTGTGAACCGATGGAGTTTTGTACATATTGGAGCCTATAACAAAGAGTTTGTGCACGCATCTCGAGATACTTGGGAAATGTTCAATAGCTCTAGAATGTTGCCACTCATAGACTCGGATCTAACCGGAGCATTATGTTTCCTTAGCGGAGTAGCTGTAGGTGCATTTTGTTCTATG ACTCTTATTACTCTTTTCATGGATACTGACTATGGTACCGATGTCTTGATGCAGTGTCGATTGGCAATGGGGTGGCTACAGGCATGTGTTGCGGCATACTATGTTGCCTATGGAGAGAATCCGGAGAGCGATCAATTCGACTCAACAATTCCAGCACGCTTGGAGCAGATTCAAGGATCTCAAGCTCTTCTGAACTAA
- the LOC112754748 gene encoding hydroxyisourate hydrolase encodes MMKPEPCLGLMSINIALKLTLLLLLLLNFVGMSLVLSADDYNRNDFPTDFVFGSGTSAYQWEGAVNEDGRTPSIWDTYAHAGFVHGDNADIACDGYHKYKEDVKLMVETGLDAYRLSISWSRLIPNGRGPINPKGLQFYNNFINELISNGIQPHVTLHNFDLPQALEDEYGGWVSPKIIRDFTNYADVCFREFGDRVLYWNTVNEPNVFTIGGYDEGTTPPTRCSPPFCKKYNSSRGDSTTEPYLAVHHILLSHSSAVRLYRRKYKDKQHGFIGIAVYSFGFIPANDTDEDWAATQRARDFFIGWILGPLVHGDYPISMKTNAGSRIPTFSDRESAQLKGSCDFIGVIFYDNLNITDNSIALKRNLRDYDTDMAAQLIFGPALFSNEEYPVTPWTLREELNIMKILYGNPPIFIYENGQRTPRNSSLQDVKRVEYLHGYIGAVLDSIRDGSNIKGYFAWSFMDVFELLDGYNASFGLYYVDRDDPKLKRYPKLSAEWYGNFLKGGNTSGVGAIELEKDSSLVSIGRLSQ; translated from the exons ATGATGAAACCAGAACCATGTTTGGGTTTGATGAGCATTAATATTGCTTTGAAGCTCACccttttactattattattgctGAACTTTGTGGGTATGAGTTTAGTTCTTAGTGCTGATGACTATAACAGAAATGACTTCCCAACTGATTTTGTCTTTGGTTCAGGCACTTCTGCTTATCAG TGGGAAGGAGCTGTTAATGAAGATGGAAGAACTCCTAGCATTTGGGATACTTATGCACATGCTG GGTTTGTGCATGGAGATAATGCAGATATAGCCTGTGATGGCTACCACAAATACAAG gaagatgtGAAACTCATGGTGGAAACAGGCCTTGATGCCTATAGGTTATCCATTTCTTGGTCAAGATTGATTCCAA ATGGTAGAGGACCCATCAATCCCAAGGGATTGCAATTCTATAACAATTTCATCAATGAACTCATTAGCAATG GAATCCAACCACATGTAACACTGCACAATTTTGATCTTCCACAGGCACTCGAAGATGAATACGGAGGATGGGTTAGTCCTAAAATCAT AAGAGACTTCACAAACTATGCAGATGTGTGTTTCAGAGAGTTCGGTGACAGAGTCTTATATTGGAATACTGTGAACGAGCCGAATGTCTTCACCATAGGTGGTTATGACGAAGGAACAACCCCACCTACACGATGTTCGCCCCCATTTTGCAAGAAATATAACAGCAGTAGGGGTGACTCCACAACCGAGCCTTACTTGGCAGTTCATCATATTTTGCTATCACATTCTTCAGCTGTGAGATTGTATAGAAGAAAGTATAAG GACAAGCAACATGGGTTTATTGGCATTGCAGTCTATTCATTCGGTTTCATTCCTGCAAATGATACAGATGAAGACTGGGCAGCCACTCAAAGAGCTCGCGATTTTTTCATTGGTTG GATTTTGGGACCCTTGGTGCACGGAGACTATCCCATTTCCATGAAGACTAATGCAGGTTCCAGAATTCCAACCTTCTCAGACCGCGAATCTGCACAGTTGAAGGGTTCATGTGACTTTATAGGCGTGATATTTTACGACAACCTTAATATCACAGACAATTCTATCGCACTGAAGAGGAATCTGCGAGACTATGACACAGACATGGCAGCACAGCTGATCT TTGGACCGGCCTTGTTTTCGAATGAAGAg TACCCTGTCACACCATGGACTTTACGTGAAGAGCTGAATATCATGAAGATCCTTTATGGCAATCCTCCCATATTCATATATGAAAATG GTCAACGGACACCAAGGAATTCATCACTTCAAGATGTGAAAAGGGTGGAATACTTGCATGGATATATTGGTGCTGTGCTTGATTCCATAAG AGATGGATCAAACATAAAGGGATACTTTGCATGGTCTTTCATGGATGTATTTGAGTTATTGGATGGGTATAATGCAAGCTTTGGCCTGTACTATGTTGATAGGGATGATCCAAAGTTGAAGAGATACCCAAAACTCTCTGCAGAATGGTATGGGAATTTCTTGAAGGGTGGAAACACCTCTGGTGTTGGAGCCATTGAACTAGAGAAAGATTCATCCCTTGTTTCCATTGGCCGTTTGTCTCAATAG